One genomic segment of Candidatus Aminicenantes bacterium includes these proteins:
- a CDS encoding deoxyribodipyrimidine photo-lyase: MIHPERLKTLNDKDIRKGDYVLYWMQASQRSECNHALEYAVRHADELRLPLVAFFGLTPRYPGANERHYAFLLEGLAEARCHLERKGIQLVIRSVSPERGAAEMAERAALTVVDRGYTRLQRTWRSRAAEAMDCLLVQVETDAVIPVETASPKEEWSAATFRPKVLARREDFLRPLRERKPRRDSLGLAFDSLPLVDIDAVLAGLPIDHGVKRSRYFPSGPSEAKARLKRFLKDKLDYFGELRNLPTLDAQSHLSPYLHFGQISPLQIALQAIEAGGPGVEPFLEELLVRRELSLNFVHFNSRYDEWEAVPAWARATLAEHASDPRAARYSPQELEEARTRDPYWNAAQDEMRIKGKMHGYMRMYWGKKILEWSRTPEEGFRTALALNDKYELDGRDPNSFAGVAWCFGKHDRPWPKRPVFGAVRSMNDAGLRRKFDADQYVRMIDRLRSTPS, translated from the coding sequence ATGATCCATCCGGAACGATTGAAGACCCTGAACGACAAGGATATCCGCAAGGGCGACTATGTCCTATACTGGATGCAAGCCTCTCAGCGCTCCGAGTGCAACCATGCCCTCGAGTACGCCGTCCGCCACGCCGACGAGCTTCGTCTGCCCCTGGTGGCCTTCTTCGGCCTCACTCCGCGGTATCCGGGCGCCAACGAGCGGCATTACGCTTTTCTGCTCGAAGGCTTGGCCGAGGCTCGCTGCCATCTGGAGAGGAAGGGCATCCAGCTCGTGATCCGGTCCGTCTCGCCCGAGCGGGGGGCGGCGGAGATGGCCGAACGGGCGGCTCTGACCGTTGTCGACCGGGGCTATACCCGGCTCCAGCGGACCTGGCGGTCCCGGGCGGCCGAAGCGATGGATTGCCTGCTGGTCCAGGTCGAGACCGACGCCGTAATCCCCGTGGAGACGGCTTCGCCGAAAGAGGAATGGAGCGCGGCCACCTTCCGCCCGAAAGTCCTTGCCCGCCGGGAAGATTTCCTGCGGCCGCTGCGGGAACGAAAACCCCGCCGCGACTCGCTCGGCCTAGCTTTCGATTCGCTGCCGCTCGTGGACATCGACGCCGTCCTGGCCGGCCTGCCCATCGACCACGGCGTCAAGCGGTCGCGCTACTTCCCGTCCGGTCCGTCCGAGGCCAAGGCGAGGCTGAAGCGTTTTCTCAAGGATAAGCTGGATTATTTCGGCGAGCTGAGGAACCTCCCCACCTTGGATGCCCAATCCCATCTCAGTCCGTATCTCCATTTTGGCCAGATCTCGCCGCTACAGATCGCCCTTCAGGCGATCGAAGCCGGCGGTCCCGGGGTCGAGCCGTTTCTCGAGGAGCTCCTTGTCCGGCGCGAGCTCAGCCTCAACTTCGTCCACTTCAACTCCCGCTATGACGAATGGGAGGCCGTTCCGGCCTGGGCCCGGGCGACCCTGGCGGAGCATGCCTCCGATCCGCGGGCGGCCCGTTACTCGCCCCAGGAGCTTGAAGAAGCCCGGACCCGGGATCCCTATTGGAACGCGGCCCAAGACGAAATGCGGATCAAGGGCAAGATGCACGGCTATATGCGGATGTACTGGGGCAAGAAGATCCTGGAATGGAGCCGCACCCCCGAGGAGGGCTTCCGGACGGCCCTGGCCTTGAACGACAAGTACGAGCTGGATGGGAGGGATCCCAACAGCTTCGCCGGGGTCGCCTGGTGTTTCGGCAAGCACGACCGGCCCTGGCCCAAGCGTCCCGTCTTCGGAGCCGTGCGGTCGATGAACGACGCGGGCCTGCGCCGCAAGTTCGACGCGGACCAGTATGTCCGGATGATCGATCGTCTGCGGTCGACACCTTCCTGA